From the Jatrophihabitans sp. genome, one window contains:
- a CDS encoding VOC family protein has protein sequence MDITIHTTFLPHDDPDASLAFYRDVLGFEVRNDVGQGRMRWITVGPPDQPGTSILLAPPAVDPGITDDERRVITEMMAKGTYGWILLATKDLDGAFDQLQASDVDVVQEPTEQPYGIRDCAFRDPAGNLIRIQELR, from the coding sequence ATGGACATCACCATTCACACCACCTTCCTTCCGCACGACGACCCCGACGCCTCACTGGCCTTCTACCGCGACGTCCTCGGCTTCGAGGTCCGCAACGACGTCGGTCAGGGCCGGATGCGCTGGATCACGGTCGGCCCGCCCGACCAGCCCGGCACCTCCATCCTGCTGGCGCCGCCGGCAGTCGACCCCGGCATCACCGACGACGAGCGCCGCGTCATCACCGAGATGATGGCCAAGGGCACCTACGGCTGGATCCTGCTGGCCACCAAGGACCTCGACGGCGCCTTCGACCAGCTGCAGGCCAGCGACGTCGACGTCGTCCAGGAGCCGACCGAGCAGCCGTACGGGATTCGGGATTGCGCCTTCCGCGACCCCGCGGGAAACCTGATCCGCATCCAGGAACTGCGCTGA
- a CDS encoding helix-turn-helix transcriptional regulator, translated as MTSRPAEAQRLRDLALLRRVRDRMDREYAQPLDVEALARGVHLSAGHLSREFKLAYGESLYSYLMTRRIERAMALLRRGDLSVTEVCFAVGCSSLGTFSTRFTELVGMPPSTYRRLAAQGAPELPPCVAKQVTRPIRNREAPVSAPGLT; from the coding sequence GTGACCAGCAGACCCGCCGAGGCGCAGCGCCTGCGCGACCTCGCACTGCTGCGCCGGGTCCGCGACCGGATGGACCGGGAGTACGCGCAGCCGCTGGACGTCGAGGCGCTGGCCCGCGGGGTGCACCTGTCGGCCGGGCACCTCAGCCGCGAGTTCAAGCTCGCCTACGGCGAATCGCTCTACAGCTATCTGATGACCCGGCGCATCGAGCGCGCGATGGCGCTGCTGCGGCGCGGTGACCTCAGCGTCACCGAGGTCTGCTTCGCGGTCGGCTGCTCGTCGCTGGGCACCTTCAGCACTCGCTTCACCGAGCTGGTCGGCATGCCACCCAGCACCTACCGGCGGCTGGCGGCGCAGGGAGCTCCGGAGTTGCCGCCGTGCGTGGCCAAGCAGGTGACCAGACCGATCAGGAATCGAGAAGCGCCCGTCTCCGCGCCGGGCTTAACGTGA
- a CDS encoding DUF4157 domain-containing protein, producing MAGLDVAGLGVAGLAVAGGAGPLLRELSGAADPLGGNPIPDGVLSALRRRKGGGRPLTPGMATEIGQQLGPAASAARIHTDGEADHIARSVQSVAFSYGSDVYFTQGAYSPDSQSGQRLLAHELSHVRQSATGSSGGGPIVGAANDPAEHEADRSADQVLGALRRQAVGRGTPACDHASHPEHSGHLAVSVLARTTLASSTGELVRRAYTEQERPGILQLAQLENSQERLIALEAHNWSSADTIALASRKPAPTYAELNSIMAKLTAAQLAQIQPSCASLAEVLALVATAWPAADLARHAAFDPRPTAPELQAVIAFFTPEQVDYVMNVSSSWADIVGYAGSGWSAEDLAGTASIQPAASVSQFRTIVSRFSCAQLDKLMEPSAFTWDKLTELAEAAEPDPQSPALTLKDVLVACNSLIKEDVAALDELGLKVSARRYQALVIGTDSLTEIDYSQVMDYLKDARWFSICFDTAQRLFDDLGDVAANSSDGARDAKYAQADQRKRAHLLETHLLAASAGGTPMIFNIHMGGHGFSLTVIGTKVYQLEAFASHADDDADVLKNFEDLSASLVTSIRSNNTYGIAEVTAAIVDMTSTSRKKRTAAAQVMGWNPGPCGFIDLKTDTITDPMAIWWESASLHSNAQIVTNIALRIQRQRAEIRKKFGIKDDDDA from the coding sequence GTGGCAGGACTGGACGTGGCAGGACTGGGCGTGGCAGGACTGGCGGTCGCCGGCGGCGCCGGCCCGCTGCTGCGAGAGCTGTCCGGCGCAGCCGACCCGCTCGGCGGCAACCCGATTCCGGACGGGGTGCTATCCGCTCTGCGCCGGCGCAAGGGCGGCGGCCGGCCGCTGACCCCCGGCATGGCCACCGAGATCGGCCAGCAACTGGGCCCGGCGGCCAGCGCCGCGCGGATCCACACCGACGGCGAGGCCGATCACATCGCCCGATCGGTGCAATCGGTGGCGTTCAGCTACGGCTCGGACGTGTACTTCACCCAGGGCGCCTACTCCCCTGACTCCCAGTCCGGTCAGCGGCTGCTGGCCCACGAGCTCTCCCACGTCCGGCAGAGCGCGACCGGCTCCTCCGGTGGCGGGCCGATCGTCGGCGCGGCCAATGACCCCGCCGAGCACGAGGCCGACCGCAGCGCCGACCAGGTTCTGGGCGCGCTGCGCCGGCAGGCGGTCGGGCGTGGCACCCCGGCCTGCGACCATGCCAGTCACCCCGAGCACAGCGGGCACCTCGCGGTGTCGGTACTGGCGAGAACGACCCTGGCCAGCTCCACCGGTGAACTGGTGCGCCGGGCCTATACCGAGCAGGAGCGCCCGGGCATCCTGCAACTGGCGCAGCTGGAGAACTCCCAGGAGCGGCTCATCGCCCTGGAGGCGCACAACTGGTCCAGCGCCGACACCATCGCACTCGCCTCGCGGAAGCCGGCGCCGACCTACGCCGAGCTGAACTCGATCATGGCCAAGCTGACAGCTGCTCAGCTCGCCCAGATCCAACCGAGCTGCGCCAGCCTGGCCGAGGTGCTGGCGCTGGTGGCCACCGCGTGGCCCGCCGCCGACCTCGCCCGGCACGCCGCCTTCGACCCCCGCCCGACAGCGCCCGAGCTGCAGGCGGTGATCGCGTTCTTCACCCCGGAGCAGGTCGATTACGTGATGAACGTCAGCTCCAGCTGGGCTGACATCGTGGGCTACGCGGGCAGCGGCTGGTCGGCCGAGGACCTGGCGGGCACGGCCAGTATCCAACCGGCGGCGTCGGTGAGCCAGTTCCGGACCATCGTCAGCCGATTCAGCTGCGCCCAGCTCGACAAGCTGATGGAACCGTCCGCCTTCACCTGGGACAAGCTGACCGAGCTGGCCGAGGCAGCGGAGCCGGACCCGCAGTCGCCGGCGCTCACCCTCAAGGATGTGCTCGTCGCCTGCAACTCGCTGATCAAAGAGGACGTGGCGGCCCTTGACGAGCTGGGCCTGAAGGTGTCGGCACGCCGATATCAGGCCCTGGTGATCGGCACCGACTCCCTTACCGAGATCGACTACAGCCAGGTGATGGACTACCTCAAGGACGCTCGCTGGTTCAGCATCTGCTTCGACACCGCTCAGCGGCTGTTCGACGATCTGGGCGATGTGGCCGCCAACTCCTCGGACGGCGCCCGGGACGCCAAGTATGCCCAAGCCGACCAACGCAAACGGGCTCACCTGCTGGAAACCCACCTACTCGCCGCGAGCGCCGGCGGCACGCCGATGATCTTCAACATCCACATGGGCGGCCACGGTTTCAGCCTCACCGTCATCGGCACGAAGGTCTATCAGCTGGAGGCCTTCGCCTCCCACGCCGACGATGACGCCGACGTGCTGAAGAACTTCGAGGACCTCAGCGCGTCGCTGGTGACCAGCATCCGCTCCAACAACACCTACGGCATCGCCGAGGTCACCGCGGCGATCGTCGACATGACCTCGACCAGCCGCAAGAAGCGGACCGCGGCAGCCCAGGTCATGGGCTGGAACCCGGGACCGTGCGGGTTCATCGACCTGAAGACGGACACCATCACCGACCCGATGGCGATCTGGTGGGAGTCGGCCAGCCTGCACAGCAACGCCCAGATCGTCACCAACATCGCCCTGCGCATTCAGCGGCAACGCGCGGAGATCCGCAAGAAGTTCGGCATCAAAGACGACGATGACGCCTAA